GTCATCGCCGTCAGCGGTCTGCGGCCGGCCGTCGAGGAAGGTGGGGGCGAGGTCCGACCGGGAGTCCGAGCCGTCCACCCGGTCCGGTTCGGTCAGGGCCGTCTGAGGGTCACCCTCGTCGAGCTCGTCGTCCTCCGCGTCGTCCTCGTCGTCCTCGTCGTCCTCGTCGTCCTCGTCGTCGGCGTCCTCCTCGAGGTCACCGTCGTCGTCCTGGTCGTCGTCATCCGCGTCGTCAAGGTCCTCGTCGTCGAGGTCGTCGTCGTCGAGCTCGCCATCCTCGTCGGCGTCGTCCTCGTCGGCAGCACTCAGGTCGCCATCGGTCATGAGCTCGTCGTCGTCACCGAGAAGGTCGGTCACCTCGACCCCGTCGAGCTCGTCCAGCCGCTCAGCGGCGTCCGTGGTCAGCTCGTGGTCGGCGTCGGCCGCACGGGAGAACCACTCCCGCGCCCCCTCCACGTCTCGGACAGCGAGCTTGGCGTCCGCGTACGCGTAGTAGAGGCGGGCGGCCGACGGCCGGTTGGGGCTGATGCGGCGCGAGAGATCCGCCAGGCCGGCCACGGCGGCGTCCGACTGACCGAGGTCACGACGGATGCCGGACACGACGATGGCCAGCTCGACGCGGTCGTCGATGGCGAGCGTGCTCGTCTCCGGGGACTGGGCCAGCTCGAGGGCCTTGTCGTGCCGGCCGAGGGCCCGCTCGCAGTCGACCATGAGGGGCAGCAGGTGGTTGCTGCCAGACAGCCGACGGACGGTGCGGAACTCCCCGAGCGCCCGGGCCCAGTCACCGAGCCGGTAGGCCACGAGACCGAGCGCCTCGCGGGCGGCCGGGACGCGGCCGGCGCGACGCACGGCCGTCTCGGCGTGAGCAAGGGCGGCCTGTGCGTCGACGTCGAGCAGCTCGGCAACCATGACGAGGTGCTGGGCGACGCCCTCGGCGTTCTCCTTCGAGAGGGTCCGCAGCTGGTTCTTCACGCCGCGGTCGACCTCGTGGCCGGTCACACCCTCACGGATACGGGGCTCGGGCAGGCGCGGCGACTTGGGCGTGAGCATCTGACCGCCGCGCTGCTGGCGGTCGCGGCCGGCTCCCCCGCGCGGACCGTCGTCGCGACGCGGACGGTCACGGTCGAACGAACGCGAGCCGCCGCGGTCGTCGCGCTGGGGGCGGTCACGATCGAAGGAACGCGGACCGCTCCGGTCGTCGCGACGAGGGCCGCCACGATCGTCGCGCTGGGGGCGGTCACGATCGAAGGAACGCGAGCCACCGCGGTCGTCACGACGAGGGCCGCCACGATCGTCACGCTGGGGACGGTCACGATCGAAGGAACGCGGACCGCTCCGGTCGTCACGACGGGGGCCACCGCGGTCGTCACGCTGCGGACGGTCACGATCGAAGGAACGCGGACCGCTCCGGCCGTCACGACGAGGGCCACCGCGGTCGTCACGCTGCGGACGGTCACGATCGAAGGAACGCGGACCGCTCCGGCCGTCACGACGGGGACCACCCCTGTCGTCACGACGGTCGCGGTCGAACGACCGCGCGCGGTCGTCGCCGGGCCGGCGAGGGTCGTTTGACCGCGCACGGTCAAACGTCCGGCGCGGGCGGCGCTCGTCGTCCCCGCGCTCGCGGTCGGGCCTGTCCTGGTCGTCGCTCATGAATCCATCATCCTCGTCGTCGAGCCCGAGTGACACCATCGGCCGTGCGGGCACAAAAAAAGAGCGCCCCCGACGAACCGTTGCGGTGTCGTCAGG
This is a stretch of genomic DNA from Terracoccus luteus. It encodes these proteins:
- a CDS encoding tetratricopeptide repeat protein codes for the protein MTGHEVDRGVKNQLRTLSKENAEGVAQHLVMVAELLDVDAQAALAHAETAVRRAGRVPAAREALGLVAYRLGDWARALGEFRTVRRLSGSNHLLPLMVDCERALGRHDKALELAQSPETSTLAIDDRVELAIVVSGIRRDLGQSDAAVAGLADLSRRISPNRPSAARLYYAYADAKLAVRDVEGAREWFSRAADADHELTTDAAERLDELDGVEVTDLLGDDDELMTDGDLSAADEDDADEDGELDDDDLDDEDLDDADDDDQDDDGDLEEDADDEDDEDDEDDEDDAEDDELDEGDPQTALTEPDRVDGSDSRSDLAPTFLDGRPQTADGDDADDTRSDDEREVDGRRD